In Oncorhynchus gorbuscha isolate QuinsamMale2020 ecotype Even-year linkage group LG08, OgorEven_v1.0, whole genome shotgun sequence, one genomic interval encodes:
- the LOC124041769 gene encoding dual specificity protein phosphatase 22-B-like, translated as MGNGLNKVLPDLYLGNFKDARDREQLTKNNITHILSIHDSAAPILPGMTYLCISAADLPTQNLRMHFKQSIMFIHESRLKGEGCLVHCLAGVSRSVTLVVAYIMTVTGLGWQEALAAVRVARPCAGPNLGFQRQLQEFETNHADQFREWLWQLYKERPFNDEDDIRILLAKSFKPNGVGVEVNVEPSTPPGLQGT; from the exons ATGGGTAATGGGCTCAATAAG GTCCTGCCTGACTTGTACTTGGGAAACTTCAAAG ATGCGAGGGACAGGGAACAGTTAACGAAGAACAACATCACACACATCCTCTCCATCCATGACAGTGCAGCCCCTATCCTACCG GGGATGACTTATCTGTGCATCTCAGCAGCAGACCTGCCCACACAAAACCT GAGAATGCACTTTAAACAGAGCATCATGTTCATTCACGAGTCACGTCTCAAAGGAGAGGGTTGTCTGGTCCACTG TCTGGCGGGTGTGTCTCGGAGTGTCACCCTGGTGGTGGCCTACATCATGACGGTGACAGGGCTGGGCTGGCAGGAGGCTCTGGCTGCTGTGAGGGTGGCTCGGCCCTGCGCTGGGCCCAACCTGGGCTTCCAGCGCCAGCTCCAGGAGTTTGAGACCAATCACGCTGACCAG TTCAGGGAGTGGCTTTGGCAATTATACAAAGAGAGGCCCTTCAACGACGAGGATGACATTCGCATCCTGTTGGCCAAGAGTTTCAAACCCaatggggtgggggtggaggtgaaTGTTGAGCCATCCACCCCTCCAGGATTGCAGGGTACCTGA